Within Conexibacter woesei DSM 14684, the genomic segment TGGGCGACCGCCGCCGGTGGGAGCAGCTGTGCGCCGACCCCTCGCTGGTCGACGGCGCCGTCGAGGAGCTGCTGCGCTATCTGACGATCGTCCAGGTCGGCGCCTTCACGCGCACCGCCACGGAGGACGTCGAGCTGGACGGCACGGTCGTCAAGGCCGGCGAGGGCATCACGGTGTCGCTGTCGGCGGCGAACCGCGACCCGTCGAAGTTCCCCGACCCCGATCTGCTCGACCTCGCGCGCGACGCCTCAGGTCACGTCGCGTTCGGCCATGGTCGTCACATCTGCCTCGGCCAGCACTTCGCGCGTCTGGAGCTGCAGGTCGCGCTCGCGGCGCTGACGAGACGCTTCCCCACGCTGCGGCTGGCCGTGCCGTCGGAAGAGGTCCCGATGTATCCGAGCGAGCAGTTCCTCTACGGCGTCCACGAGCTGCCGGTCGCCTGGTAGGTGCTCGCATGCGGATCGAGATCGACTACGAGCTCTGCGTCGCCTCCGGCATGTGCGCGCTGATCGCCCCGGACCTGTTCGAGCAGAACCTGGATGACGGGCGGGCGGTGGTGCCCGCCGGGGAGCTTGCCGCGGAGCGTCTCGAGGCCGCGCGGCGTGTGGTCGGGCTGTGCCCGTCGGCCGCCCTCTCGCTGACCGGCGACGACGCATGACCGGTGTTGTGCAGGCGCCAGGGGCGTCGTACGTGTGGGAGGAGGGGTGGGCGGCGCCGCCCGGCGATGCGCTCGCGGGCGCCGGCTGGGCGCACCACGGGCTCGCGGTGACCGCCGACCAGCGCATCGTCGGCGCGCAGTCGGGGGGTGACGCGATCTGCATCTTCGACCGCGACGGCAGGCTCGACACGAGCTGGCCGTCCGGCCTGGTCGAGGCGCACGGGATGGCGCTGACCGGACCGCCCGGCGAGGAGCGGCTGTGGGTCGCCGACCCCGGCTTCGCGATGGTCCCCGACGGCGTGCGCGGCTACTCGCTGCATCGCCCGTCGCAACATGGGCGGGTCGTCTGCTTCGACCTCGCTGGAAACCGCCTCGCCGAGCTTCCGGTCCCGCCTCCTGCCGATCCCGCCTTCGGCGGGGGCGTGCTCGGCGGCTACGCGCCGACCGGCGTCGCCGTCGACGAGCGCGACGGATCGCTGTGGGTCGCCGACGGCTACGGGCAGGGGCTCGTCCATCGCTTCACCCGCGACGGCGACCTGGCGCTGACGTTGACGGGCGCGGATGGCGCCGGACGTTTCGACTGCCCGCATGCGGTCTTCGTCGATCGCCGCTCCCGGCCGCGCCTGTACGTCGCCGATCGCGGCAACGCTCGGCTGCAGGTCCACGACCTCGACGGGCGCTTTCTGGGCGTCGTCGGGGACGGGCTGTGGTCGCCCACCGCGATGGTCGCCTGCGGCGAGCGGCTGATCGTCGCCGAGCTGGACGCGCGTCTCGCGGTGCTGGACGCCGAGGACCGCCTCGTCGGCTACGTCGGTCGCGACGACGACGCGCCCGAACGCGAGGGCTGGCCGAACGCCGTCGGCGCCGACGGTCGCACCGTCCGGCCTCCCGCGCTGACGCCGGGGCGGTTCAACAGCCCGCACGGGCTGGCCGTCGACGCGCGCGGCGACCTGCACGTCGCCGAGTGGCTGATCGGCGGGCGCTGGATCCGTCTGCGGCGAGAGGCGGTGCGGTCGTGACCCCGCTGCGCGTCGCGATCGTCGGCTCCGGACCGGCCGGCTTCTACGCCGCCGACCAGCTGCTGGCGGCCGGCGAGCTGGACGCGACGGTCGACGTGTTCGACCGCCTGCCGACCCCGTGGGGCCTCGTGCGCGCGGGCGTGTCGCCGGACCATCCGAAGATCAAGGCGGTCGCCGGCCGCTACGAGAAGACGGCCGCGAGGGACGGCTTCCGCTTCTTCGGCAACGTCGACGTCGGCCGCGACGTGCCGGTGGAGGAGTTGAGAGCCCACTACCACGCGGTGATCTACGCGGTCGGCGCGTCCGCCGACCGGAGCATGGGGATCCCCGGCGAGGAGCTGCCCGGATCGCACTCCGCTTCGCACGTCGTCGGCTGGTACAACGGCCACCCCGACTTCGCCGACCACCAGCTCGACCTGGCAGCGACGACCGCGGTCGTGATCGGCAACGGGAACGTCGCGATCGACGTCGCGCGGATGCTCTCCCAGCCGCGTGAGACCCTCGCGAGGACCGATGTCGCCGACCACGCGCTCGACGCGCTCGGCAGCTCCTCGATCGAGCAGGTCGTCGTGCTCGGGCGGCGCGGTCCGGCGCACGCGGCGTTCACGACGCCCGGGCTGATCGAGCTGTCGACGGTGGACGGCCTCGACGTGCTCGTCGACCCGGCCGATCTCCAGCCGGACGGGACGAGTGAGTCGGCGGTCGCCGCGGACGACCCGCTGCTGGCGACGAAGCTGGCCGCGCTGCGCTGCTACGTCGCGAGCGAGTCGCACGGAGCCGGCGGCCCCGGCCGGCGCCGGATGACGCTGCGCTTCTTCGCCGCGCCGCTGGAGATCGTCGGCGACGGGCGGGTCGAGGGCGTGCGCGTCGCGCGCACCGCGATCGTCGCCGACGACGACGGACGGCTGCGCGCTGTCGCGACCGAGCAGGAGGAGACGATCCCCTGCCAGCTCGTGGTCCGCGCGGTCGGCTATCGCGGCCGACCGCTGCCGGGCCTGCCGTTCGACGAGCGCAGCGCGACGATCCCCAACGTACGCGGCCGCGTGGTCGACGGGCCGGGCGGCGCGCCGCTGCCGGGCGACTACGTCTCGGGCTGGATCAAGCGCGGTCCCTCCGGGGTCATCGGCACCAGCAGAAAGGACAGCCAGGAGACGGTCGACGCGCTGCTGGAGGATCTCGCCGCCGGCAAGCTGCCGGACCCGTCGGTCGAGGACGCGGACGCGATCGTCCGCCTGCTCGCCGAGCGTGCGCCCGAGCACGTCACCTACGCGGGCTGGCAGGCGATCGACGCTGCCGAGCGCGCTGCCGGCGAGCCGCTCGGCCGCCCCCGTGTCAAGTTCGTTCGGACGCGGCACCTGCTCGACGCCGCCGGGCGGGAGCTGACGCGCAACTCGGGCTGAGGGCGAGCGGTGGCGAGCGGGCGACAGGTCCGCTGCCTCGTATCAGTACGTCAGTCGGCCGCGCGCAGTTACCTTCGCGGCCCAGGTGCGGCGGTTGACGATGCCCGTGAAGGTGCCGCTCCCTGTAGCGCGGGCGTAGCGTCCGGTGCCTCGACGGACGGCGATCGAGCCGGTGAAGGTTGCGTTGACTCCGCTGAGGGATTCGAGGTTGCCGGCGACGTTGATCGTGAGGGAGCCGCCTCCGTGTGGGTAGATCGTCACGCGGCCGGAGACGCTCGTGGTGCTGGTTTCGAAGCGTGCGGATACGGTGCCGTCCAGTGTGCCGGAGACGGTCCCGCGCTCGTAGAGGACCGAGCCGGATCGTCTCACGAGGTGCAGCTGTGCGACTTCGGTCATGGTGACGGTTCGTGCCGTGGCGACTGTGTCGGTGAGGGCGACGCTGAGGACCGCCGTGATCCCTGCGACGGCGATCATTCGCATCCGTCGTCGCAATGCCTGGCTCTGCATGAGATTCCCCTTCCCCTGTCGTCGACGCCACTCCCGCAGCGCCCGAAACCCTAGTGGCGCCGGGACGTGAGCGGCGAACTAGACGAAAAGTCTCTGGATAGATGGTCTTCAGCATGGGGTGAT encodes:
- a CDS encoding autotransporter, translating into MQSQALRRRMRMIAVAGITAVLSVALTDTVATARTVTMTEVAQLHLVRRSGSVLYERGTVSGTLDGTVSARFETSTTSVSGRVTIYPHGGGSLTINVAGNLESLSGVNATFTGSIAVRRGTGRYARATGSGTFTGIVNRRTWAAKVTARGRLTY
- a CDS encoding FAD-dependent oxidoreductase, which gives rise to MTPLRVAIVGSGPAGFYAADQLLAAGELDATVDVFDRLPTPWGLVRAGVSPDHPKIKAVAGRYEKTAARDGFRFFGNVDVGRDVPVEELRAHYHAVIYAVGASADRSMGIPGEELPGSHSASHVVGWYNGHPDFADHQLDLAATTAVVIGNGNVAIDVARMLSQPRETLARTDVADHALDALGSSSIEQVVVLGRRGPAHAAFTTPGLIELSTVDGLDVLVDPADLQPDGTSESAVAADDPLLATKLAALRCYVASESHGAGGPGRRRMTLRFFAAPLEIVGDGRVEGVRVARTAIVADDDGRLRAVATEQEETIPCQLVVRAVGYRGRPLPGLPFDERSATIPNVRGRVVDGPGGAPLPGDYVSGWIKRGPSGVIGTSRKDSQETVDALLEDLAAGKLPDPSVEDADAIVRLLAERAPEHVTYAGWQAIDAAERAAGEPLGRPRVKFVRTRHLLDAAGRELTRNSG
- a CDS encoding NHL repeat-containing protein — translated: MTGVVQAPGASYVWEEGWAAPPGDALAGAGWAHHGLAVTADQRIVGAQSGGDAICIFDRDGRLDTSWPSGLVEAHGMALTGPPGEERLWVADPGFAMVPDGVRGYSLHRPSQHGRVVCFDLAGNRLAELPVPPPADPAFGGGVLGGYAPTGVAVDERDGSLWVADGYGQGLVHRFTRDGDLALTLTGADGAGRFDCPHAVFVDRRSRPRLYVADRGNARLQVHDLDGRFLGVVGDGLWSPTAMVACGERLIVAELDARLAVLDAEDRLVGYVGRDDDAPEREGWPNAVGADGRTVRPPALTPGRFNSPHGLAVDARGDLHVAEWLIGGRWIRLRREAVRS
- a CDS encoding ferredoxin, whose amino-acid sequence is MRIEIDYELCVASGMCALIAPDLFEQNLDDGRAVVPAGELAAERLEAARRVVGLCPSAALSLTGDDA